ACCACTGCCGCATTGTGTACAGTCTCTACCGGGTAAGGCACATGCTCTTTGGTGAGAATGGGATTGCCTGGATATCGCTTTACCAAGGGCTCTTCAAAGTCGGCCATAATCGTCCTCCAGACGCTCTATGTCATCCTCACCGAAATAATCTCCTGTCTGCACCTCTATGAAGACAAGGGGTTCGTCCCCCTCGTTGGCCACCCGATGCCATGCCCCCCTGGGGATGTCTATGGACTCCAGGATCTTTGGTCTTGATTCCTCTCCATTGAGTGTTACTACGGCCTTGCCAGCCACGATGTACCAATGCTCTGCCCTTCTTTGGTGACGCTGAAGACTCAGTCTTTGACCTGGATACACTGTTATCCGTTTCACCTTATGCTGTGGGTCATCCAGCAACACCTGGTAATAGCCCCAAGGCCTGTGATCTTGCCTGGAACGCAAGGAGAGAATCCTCTTGTACACATTTAGGTAACCCTCCACCATTCGCCCAGAGCTGAAGCGTTCTTCCACCCACTTGCGGCAAGCCGACCGCTCCAGCCTCCCCACTTCAGCCAGTGCCTCCACAGCCTCCTCCACACAGGAGACCAGAAAGCCCGTGCGACCGTGCTCCACCACCTCAGGCATGCTCCCCCTGGCATAGGCCACAACAGGAGTGCCGCAGGCCATGGCCTCCACAACCGAAAGCCCGAAGGGCTCCTGGAATGCAATGGGGTGCAACAAGGCCAGGGCTCCTCCCATAAGCCTGTCCCTTTCCTGGGGACCTACACTGCCCACGTATATTATTCTCTGCCCGTCCAGGTGAGGCTCCACCTCCTGCCTGAAGCACTGCTGGTCCTGCACAATGCCAGCCAGGATAAGTTTCAGCCCGGCCTTCTTGGCTATGCGAATGGCATCTCCAGGGCCCTTGTCAGGGTGGATCCTCCCCAAAAACAGCAGGTAATCTCCAGGCTGTGGGCAGAAGGTAAAACAATCCAGGTCTATGCCGTGGTATATGGTGGCACAGTAGTCCAGATCCGGGTGTCTGTCCGCATTGCTGATGGCCACATAATAGGTGCGCCGATTGTATTTGCGATATACGTGCAGAATCTCAGGTGAAGAAAAACCATGAATCGTGGTCAAGACAGGGGGGGAAGTCATGCCAGAGTACGTGAGGGGCAGGAAATCAAAATGGTTGTGGATGAGATCAAACTCTTCGCTTCTTTCGAAAACCTCTGATATGTGAAGGCACTCCCAAACCTTAGGCACAATGGAAGGATCCTCTTCGTAACCAGCCGGACACACGGCAGCAAGTTTGCCTCTTGTCTGAGAGTCCTTTGTGGCAAAAAGCGTCACATCCACACCTCTGGCCACCAGGCCCTCGGTCAGCACCGAAACCACATTTTCCCAGGGCCCGTAGTGGCGGGGTGGAGTCCTCCAGGCAATGGGAGAAAGCATGGCCACCCTCATGATTCCTTGCCCCCGTAAAGGTTGTGGGCCTTAAGCCATTCAAGAAGTTCGGTTATGCTCGCAGTGGCCACGGCCACACAAGTGTCAGCTCCTCCGTAGTACAGGTGAACCGTGTCGCCCTCCTGAACCCAACCGCAAGGGAACACCACCTTATCCACGTCTCCAAAGCGCTCGTATTCCTGTTCAAGGCCGAAAATCCAGCTGTCTGAACGAGCCTTCACCCTCCTGGGATCTTCCAGGTCCAGAAGAGCCAGTCCCAGTCTATAGATGCATCCGCTGGCTGTGGTGCGCACACCGTGATACAAGATGAGCCATCCCTCCTGTGTTGCCAAAGGAGGCGCAGATAGACCTATCTTGTGGGCGTCCCACCATCCCCCTCTTCTGGCTTTGAGAAGGATTTGATGATCGCCCCAATGCTTCATGTCAGGAGAAAAAGAGATCCACATGTGGGCGCCGGTGGAGCCTGATCCTGGCACCGGCCTGTGAATCATGGCCCATCTCCCCTGGAATCTCCTGGGGAAAAGCGCCGCATCTTTGTCCTCGGGGGGCATGACCGGCCCTAGCCGTTCAAAGCTCTGGAAATCCTCTGTAAGGGCAAGAGCCACCAGAGGACCTCCCAGGGAAAATGCCGTGTAGGCTATTACCCACTTGCCCAGCTCTTCCACGAAGGTTATGCGAGGATCCTCTATCCCCCAAATTTCCTCGGGGTGGAGACGAGGCTCAGGGGCCATGGTGGGCTTGGCTTCGATGCGCCAATTGGTCAGGCCATCCTTGCTTCTTGCAGCTGTGAGGTGAGATATTCCCCTTCTATCCTCTACCCTGAGCAGAAGAAGGGTCTCGCTTCCCACCTTGGTGGCACCTGCATTGAAAACCGAGTTGGCCCCGTATGGCAAATCCTTGGTGGTGATGATGGGATTGCCCGGGTAGCGCCTGAATATGTCCAGAAC
This genomic window from bacterium contains:
- a CDS encoding glycosyltransferase — its product is MRVAMLSPIAWRTPPRHYGPWENVVSVLTEGLVARGVDVTLFATKDSQTRGKLAAVCPAGYEEDPSIVPKVWECLHISEVFERSEEFDLIHNHFDFLPLTYSGMTSPPVLTTIHGFSSPEILHVYRKYNRRTYYVAISNADRHPDLDYCATIYHGIDLDCFTFCPQPGDYLLFLGRIHPDKGPGDAIRIAKKAGLKLILAGIVQDQQCFRQEVEPHLDGQRIIYVGSVGPQERDRLMGGALALLHPIAFQEPFGLSVVEAMACGTPVVAYARGSMPEVVEHGRTGFLVSCVEEAVEALAEVGRLERSACRKWVEERFSSGRMVEGYLNVYKRILSLRSRQDHRPWGYYQVLLDDPQHKVKRITVYPGQRLSLQRHQRRAEHWYIVAGKAVVTLNGEESRPKILESIDIPRGAWHRVANEGDEPLVFIEVQTGDYFGEDDIERLEDDYGRL
- a CDS encoding glycosidase, whose amino-acid sequence is MDDPKVLDIFRRYPGNPIITTKDLPYGANSVFNAGATKVGSETLLLLRVEDRRGISHLTAARSKDGLTNWRIEAKPTMAPEPRLHPEEIWGIEDPRITFVEELGKWVIAYTAFSLGGPLVALALTEDFQSFERLGPVMPPEDKDAALFPRRFQGRWAMIHRPVPGSGSTGAHMWISFSPDMKHWGDHQILLKARRGGWWDAHKIGLSAPPLATQEGWLILYHGVRTTASGCIYRLGLALLDLEDPRRVKARSDSWIFGLEQEYERFGDVDKVVFPCGWVQEGDTVHLYYGGADTCVAVATASITELLEWLKAHNLYGGKES